One stretch of Candida orthopsilosis Co 90-125, chromosome 3 draft sequence DNA includes these proteins:
- a CDS encoding Spt23 protein (involved in regulation of unsaturated acid biosynthesis), which yields MSFVAHEDHAAHDFFSNNTNNNSNNDGGNNNSGHNSDFHNLLSSHNSHTKLLDENHDILDEFLDQRVYDSMGTTTPNNGDKNSSAVKMKQEQLSGDTLMNSLYALTNDANNIQEQTNNLANGLNGDSFPQFSNLPNGNNDTNDLDLNLDGVSPQDNDYLYMDLPHDSNFSHDPLLSKSNVQNHQNSITNSILHTPSAMTSPEDTRSISNGHIVQSNPTSLSEYEFVREELNKLKFGCHRINAVPKTVDVPDASYLDFSSDAINKLPHKMTLSALPSHSRVETQIRCDITLSPGPNQALLYVPQDLISKNKFCLSDPVENLHPRLKDNLLYLDAYVLTSDLQKSCNICSRCIKREQKRASRGKAAGEMDEFNNNAATPTPSSSTKTPAAIKNNSTSWADEKMMKKAIIFNCKEIVSFPSPSGLNNDNSKSIELSARIICYCRHHKESTGFRVLMLIKNNKGEVVAKQLSSPIMIMDRKKNIPLTKDSMPNSVAGSSVNLQGLGDTSSIGSKKKRISNSDSENEHKFSNNEFTQHSSPNSVDESASEVHTNTDAESSRGIKRKKLSVDDSYNTSANPMYNGSISGYSPLSNSDTNTSTNMHFMKQSSYVGLSPMGTQHPPPNPQLQQMQTSQPSQPSQTLQRLPSIQRIIPAQGPVRGGIEITLLGFNFRPGLSVKFGSNQALATHCWSETTIVTYLPPASQPGQVLVSFENEESSIIGGPQQQQIFTYTDDTDRQLIELALQIVGLKMNGKLEDAKNIAKRIVGSDTSTGGNSTGTAPTSMTTSPTNLSQSQDDVHDWFNSAHASLKKLTSSGLSTQVVLVRLLSLVDLPNCPIIIPNWQLANAQGQTLLHLATMKNYHKLIKFLVTHGCKIDVKDNQGLTPLFLASMCGHRKLIQLFIECKSNWNLKLSNDKYLRDYCDLNVIDMFKTYEEQSQQQQLPLELREEDLSVIKKATSFDSLDSMFDDDYGRHISKMTQDDETRRDLPSQDQQDSGISTWENNRNYSSEFADSEFESEDDYDEEEADYCDDEYSDSDDIEVSDEETDEDSRIDDIGQETDASSAISGSTKPPSSPGLWQKVKNVFNKDDDSDLPQYDDLFPFGPSSTLTAKPKSALEQSMNSVTETRSVEAGSSTNTKTDLEPTSSKINDTDIDSGLASDSSEDMVVTYINHPRKPVEHDKMLVFFWIPALVVIFALFFMVYIVGYNFKQLDYAKELVRNTVGNLMVGNERIAKVFKSRGGGKVVAAAAGSTATTAIRRVVDF from the coding sequence ATGAGTTTTGTTGCACATGAGGATCATGCAGCACATGATTTCTTTAgcaacaataccaacaacaacagcaacaatgACGGTggtaacaacaacagtgGTCACAACAGTGATTTCCACAATTTACTAAGTAGTCACAACTCCCATACAAAACTTTTAGACGAAAACCACGATATACTAGATGAATTTTTAGACCAGAGAGTATACGATTCCATGGGAACCACTACACCCAACAATGGTGACAAGAATAGCAGCGCTGTAAAGATGAAACAAGAACAGCTTTCGGGGGATACATTGATGAACTCACTCTACGCTCTAACTAATGACGCAAACAATATTCAAGAACAGACAAATAATTTGGCAAATGGCTTGAATGGAGACAGTTTTCCTCAATTCTCAAACCTACCAAATGGCAATAACGATACCAATGACCttgatttgaatcttgATGGTGTTTCTCCACAGGACAATGATTATTTGTATATGGATTTGCCACatgattcaaatttctcCCATGATCCACTTTTGTCGAAACTGAATGTACAGAATCACCAAAACTCAATAACAAACTCAATATTGCATACTCCTAGTGCCATGACATCTCCAGAGGATACAAGATCAATTTCTAATGGCCACATTGTGCAATCAAACCCAACTTCATTATCTGAATACGAATTTGTTAGagaagaattgaacaagttgaagtttGGATGTCACCGTATAAATGCAGTACCAAAGACTGTTGATGTACCTGATGCTTCATACTTGGATTTTTCTTCTGATGCTATCAATAAATTGCCACACAAGATGACATTATCTGCTTTACCTAGTCATTCACGTGTTGAAACACAAATCAGGTGTGATATAACGTTAAGTCCAGGTCCAAATCAAGCCTTGTTATACGTACCTCAAGACCTTATATCGAAAAACAAGTTTTGCTTGTCTGACCCGGTTGAAAATTTGCATCCCAGATTGAAGGataatttgttgtatttggaTGCTTACGTACTCACTTCAGATTTGCAGAAATCGTGTAACATATGCTCAAGGTGTATCAAAAGGGAACAAAAAAGAGCTTCCCGTGGTAAAGCAGCCGGTGAAATGGATGAATTTAACAACAATGCTGCTACCCCTACGCCATCTTCATCTACCAAAACACCAGCTGCAATTAAAAACAATTCTACTAGTTGGGCTGAtgagaaaatgatgaaaaaggctataatattcaattgcaaGGAAATTGTTTCATTCCCATCTCCATCGGGATTAAACAACGACAATTCAAAGTCAATTGAGTTGTCTGCAAGAATTATATGTTATTGCAGACATCATAAAGAACTGACTGGGTTTAGAgtattgatgttgataaagaatAATAAAGGTGAAGTTGTGGCCAAACAATTGTCGTCGCCGATTATGATCATGGATAGGAAGAAAAACATTCCTTTGACTAAAGACTCGATGCCCAATTCAGTCGCTGGATCGTCAGTCAATCTACAAGGCTTGGGAGACACTCTGTCTATTGGAagcaaaaagaagagaattTCCAACTCTGATTCCGAAAATGAACacaaattttccaataatgAATTTACTCAGCATTCGTCTCCTAATTCAGTGGATGAATCTGCTTCCGAGGTGCACACAAATACTGACGCTGAATCAAGTCGTGGTATCAAACGTAAGAAATTGTCTGTCGACGACTCATACAACACTTCGGCCAATCCAATGTACAATGGCAGTATAAGTGGCTATTCCCCATTGAGCAACAGTGATACCAATACATCAACCAATATGCACTTTATGAAACAGTCGCTGTATGTCGGATTATCACCAATGGGTACTCAACACCCACCGCCCAATCCACAATTACAGCAAATGCAAACTTCGCAACCTTCGCAACCTTCCCAAACCTTACAACGTTTGCCATCCATACAAAGAATAATTCCTGCCCAAGGACCTGTACGTGGTGGTATTGAAATTACGCTATTGGGATTTAACTTCCGACCAGGTTTACTGGTAAAGTTTGGTTCTAACCAAGCGTTGGCTACTCATTGTTGGTCGGAAACTACAATTGTGACGTATTTACCACCAGCACTGCAACCAGGACAGGTTTTGGttagttttgaaaatgaagagtCGTCAATAATTGGCGGtccacaacaacagcaaatATTTACATACACGGATGATACCGACCgacaattgattgaattggcTTTGCAAATAGTaggattgaaaatgaatgGTAAATTAGAAGATGCAAAGAACATTGCCAAGAGGATTGTTGGTAGTGACACTAGTACCGGTGGTAATAGTACTGGTACAGCTCCAACCTCAATGACGACATCACCTACAAATTTGTCTCAGAGTCAGGATGATGTTCATGACTGGTTCAATAGTGCTCATGCTTcgttgaaaaagttgacaTCGTCTGGATTATCAACACAAGTAGTTTTGGTGCGTCTTTTATCTTTAGTTGATTTACCTAATTGTCCAATTATCATTCCAAACTGGCAGTTGGCTAATGCTCAAGGCCAAACGTTGTTGCATTTGGCCACCATGAAGAATTATCACaagttgatcaagtttttgGTTACACATGGTTGCAAGATTGACGTTAAAGATAACCAAGGTTTAACACCATTGTTTTTGGCCTCTATGTGTGGACATCgtaaattgattcaattgttcattgAATGCAAGtccaattggaatttgaaGTTGCTGAATGATAAGTACTTGAGAGATTATTGTGACTTGAACGTTATTGATATGTTCAAGACATATGAGGAGCAGTcacagcagcaacaattACCATTGGAGTTGAGAGAAGAGGATTTGAGTGTTATTAAGAAGGCAACGTCCTTTGATTCATTGGATTCAATGTTTGACGACGACTATGGGCGTCACATATCAAAGATGACCCAAGATGATGAGACACGTAGAGACCTTCCATCTCAGGACCAACAAGATAGCGGAATTTCAACTTGGGAGAATAACAGGAATTATTCCTCAGAATTTGCCGATTCTGAATTTGAGTCTGAAGATGATTATGACGAGGAGGAGGCTGATTattgtgatgatgaatatagTGATagtgatgatattgaagtGAGTGATGAAGAGACAGATGAAGATTCACGAATTGACGATATTGGGCAAGAGACTGATGCCTCTTCTGCTATCTCGGGATCAACAAAGCCTCCGTCTTCACCTGGTTTATGGCAAAAAGTCAAGAATGTGTTTAATAAAGATGACGATAGTGATTTGCCACAGTATGACGATTTGTTCCCATTTGGTCCTTCATCCACCCTCACTGCCAAGCCAAAGAGTGCCCTTGAACAGTCGATGAATAGTGTCACCGAAACTCGATCAGTTGAAGCAGGTTCGAGCACCAACACTAAAACGGATCTCGAACCAACCAGTTCTAAGATTAATGATACCGATATTGATTCTGGCTTAGCATCTGATTCATCAGAAGACATGGTCGTCACCTACATCAATCATCCCAGGAAGCCGGTGGAACATGACAAGATGTTGGTATTTTTTTGGATCCCTGCATTAGTCGTCATATTTGCATTATTCTTTATGGTTTATATTGTTGgttacaatttcaaacaactTGATTACGCCAAAGAATTGGTGAGAAATACAGTTGGTAATCTTATGGTTGGTAACGAACGTATTGCCAAAGTTTTCAAGAGTAGAGGGGGTGGAAAAGtggttgctgctgctgctggaAGTACAGCAACTACTGCGATACGACGTGTGGTGGATTTTTAA